Proteins from a genomic interval of Gordonia sp. SL306:
- a CDS encoding glycosyltransferase family 87 protein, translating into MAILDRYLHPQMSAQRIIPLVLWPITIMMIFHRSVILGVNGDRTDDFKPVYQAALQFLNRQPVYGENLNTVDPHYLYPPSGTLLMAPMAIVDPERARWLFIAISVLALIASAYLLAKLFGYSARSWVVPVVLFFFFSTETVAHTLIFTNFNSFVLLGMLAFMLLMMRRRDLWAGVPIALTIAVKPVLLPLLLLPLLNRQWRVLITAIGIPVILTVVAWPLVVDPKEFISRTLPYLNEARDYYNSSIAGNGAYFGVADWLIILLRVAFLAMAVFALWFLYRYYRRTDELLWLTTSSGVLLVTTFLVGALGQGYYSMLLFPLLMTVFLTGSTMRNWPAWLGVYGCMSFDSFYSVRWEAFGRQLEFNKVTWGWSLLMIAVFCSLLFRYLDMRRDGVTSLDDDAAADVGEPSPTERSGDGGEGRGAVATVEK; encoded by the coding sequence GTGGCGATTCTCGACAGGTACCTCCACCCGCAGATGAGTGCGCAGCGAATCATCCCGCTGGTGTTGTGGCCGATCACCATCATGATGATCTTCCACCGCTCGGTGATCCTCGGCGTCAACGGCGACCGCACCGACGACTTCAAGCCCGTCTATCAGGCAGCCCTGCAGTTCCTGAATCGTCAACCGGTCTACGGCGAGAACCTCAACACCGTCGATCCCCACTACCTGTACCCGCCGTCGGGAACCCTGCTGATGGCCCCGATGGCCATCGTCGATCCCGAGCGGGCGCGCTGGCTGTTCATCGCGATCAGCGTCCTGGCGCTCATCGCCAGCGCGTACCTGCTCGCCAAACTCTTCGGCTACTCCGCGCGGTCGTGGGTGGTGCCGGTGGTGCTGTTCTTCTTCTTCAGTACCGAGACCGTCGCGCACACACTGATCTTCACGAACTTCAACTCCTTCGTCCTGCTGGGCATGCTCGCCTTCATGTTGCTGATGATGCGGCGCCGAGATCTCTGGGCCGGGGTCCCGATCGCACTCACGATCGCGGTGAAACCCGTGTTGTTGCCGCTGCTGCTGCTGCCACTGCTCAACCGACAGTGGCGGGTCCTGATCACCGCCATCGGGATTCCGGTGATCCTGACCGTGGTGGCCTGGCCGCTCGTCGTGGATCCGAAGGAATTCATCAGCCGGACGTTGCCGTATCTCAACGAGGCCCGGGATTACTACAACAGCTCGATCGCGGGCAACGGCGCCTACTTCGGGGTCGCGGACTGGCTGATCATCCTGCTCCGCGTCGCGTTCCTGGCCATGGCGGTGTTCGCCCTCTGGTTCCTCTATCGCTACTACCGTCGCACCGACGAGCTCCTGTGGCTCACCACGTCGTCGGGGGTGCTGCTGGTGACCACCTTCCTGGTGGGCGCACTGGGTCAGGGCTACTACTCGATGCTCCTGTTCCCGCTGCTGATGACCGTCTTCCTCACCGGTTCGACGATGCGCAACTGGCCGGCATGGCTGGGCGTGTACGGCTGCATGAGTTTCGACTCGTTCTACTCCGTACGGTGGGAAGCCTTCGGCCGGCAGCTGGAGTTCAACAAGGTCACCTGGGGCTGGTCGCTGCTGATGATCGCAGTCTTCTGCTCGCTGCTGTTCCGATACCTCGACATGCGTCGCGACGGCGTCACGTCGCTCGACGACGACGCCGCAGCCGATGTCGGTGAGCCGTCGCCGACCGAGCGGTCCGGCGACGGTGGCGAGGGTCGCGGCGCAGTGGCTACCGTGGAGAAATGA
- a CDS encoding alpha/beta fold hydrolase, giving the protein MAAVMGLAGCAIGPDLGPDAVTGGGGGGDAAPSSSKAAPALPALGAPKTDLEWKDCARPSAARFGVPAPGGVTVECAELDVPVNPDNPTGDTLTVALTRARMAATPKDAAPLVLTSGSDLPSSRTLLLLATGPGRSLLSQHPVVAIDRRGTPTSGDLDCMTRIERSAMSRNGLPEAGTSGQSERISRLARAASSASDGCTETLTPHQLDFGAAFAAADIEALRIRWGVDHLGLIGVGEGSDVVLAYASNYSGRAGRIILDTPTAFGANARDRASAQATGVQAALRSFAQSCAAAGSCPLGADGMSTIGDVLAKGRTGRLGGLSDTQALSAITSALALAPNRPQAVTDLASSISSADRGDTAALKALAERAEGLRTGDGQLVSRCNDVSGPIGQNEIPGLVDAWTKQNPLTGADSALSMLRCNGWASSTPTNPPNALPIDPLVLAGTNDPVNGAGGADALKALFIKAGVTPTTVSWDGLGYSVLARSGCAADTVTQYLGNRPLGEPTERGCPT; this is encoded by the coding sequence ATGGCGGCGGTGATGGGCCTGGCGGGATGCGCGATCGGGCCCGACCTGGGCCCCGACGCCGTGACCGGCGGCGGCGGTGGTGGCGATGCCGCACCGTCCTCGTCGAAGGCGGCTCCCGCCCTCCCCGCACTCGGTGCGCCCAAGACCGACCTCGAATGGAAGGACTGCGCCCGGCCGTCCGCGGCACGTTTCGGTGTCCCGGCGCCCGGTGGGGTCACCGTCGAGTGCGCCGAACTCGACGTGCCCGTCAACCCCGACAATCCGACCGGCGACACGCTGACGGTCGCGCTGACCCGGGCGCGGATGGCCGCCACGCCGAAGGACGCGGCACCGCTCGTGCTCACCTCCGGTTCGGACCTGCCGTCGTCACGAACACTCCTCCTGCTCGCCACCGGACCGGGACGAAGCCTGTTGTCGCAGCATCCGGTGGTGGCGATCGACCGTCGGGGCACCCCGACGAGCGGCGACCTCGACTGCATGACGCGCATCGAGCGGTCGGCGATGAGCCGCAACGGACTCCCCGAAGCCGGGACCTCGGGCCAGTCCGAGCGCATCAGCCGGCTCGCGCGGGCCGCATCGTCGGCGTCGGACGGCTGTACCGAGACACTGACCCCGCATCAACTCGACTTCGGCGCGGCCTTTGCCGCCGCCGACATCGAGGCCCTGCGCATCCGATGGGGCGTCGACCATCTGGGTCTGATCGGGGTCGGCGAGGGTTCCGACGTGGTGCTCGCCTACGCCAGCAACTACTCAGGACGTGCCGGGCGCATCATCCTCGACACCCCGACCGCGTTCGGGGCCAACGCGCGTGACCGTGCGTCCGCCCAGGCGACCGGGGTGCAGGCCGCCCTGCGGTCGTTCGCGCAGAGTTGCGCCGCCGCCGGATCCTGCCCGCTGGGCGCCGACGGCATGTCGACCATCGGCGACGTCCTCGCCAAGGGCCGGACCGGGCGTCTCGGCGGCCTGTCGGACACCCAAGCCCTGTCGGCGATCACCTCCGCACTGGCGCTGGCACCCAATCGCCCGCAGGCGGTGACCGATCTGGCCTCGTCGATCTCGAGCGCCGATCGTGGCGACACCGCGGCGCTGAAGGCTCTTGCCGAGCGCGCAGAGGGACTGCGGACCGGCGACGGGCAGCTGGTCTCCCGCTGCAACGACGTCAGCGGTCCGATCGGCCAGAACGAGATCCCGGGGCTGGTCGATGCGTGGACCAAGCAGAATCCGCTCACCGGCGCCGACAGCGCGCTCTCGATGCTGCGGTGCAACGGCTGGGCGTCGTCGACACCGACCAATCCGCCCAATGCGCTACCGATCGATCCGCTGGTGCTCGCGGGGACGAACGATCCCGTCAACGGCGCCGGCGGGGCAGACGCCCTCAAGGCGCTGTTCATCAAGGCGGGCGTCACGCCGACCACCGTCTCGTGGGACGGGCTGGGCTACTCGGTGCTGGCGCGGAGCGGATGCGCCGCCGACACGGTGACGCAGTACCTCGGCAATCGGCCCCTCGGGGAGCCCACCGAACGCGGCTGCCCGACCTGA
- a CDS encoding dihydrofolate reductase family protein codes for MFGLQKATQVTSTQDEATTLRWLAEQYPYPDRPASPPCLPRPYLRVNMVSSIDGAVTHNGRSGDLAGPGDKAIFRVLRALADVIIVGARTAVVEGYRQPSPDEVFTAVRAEREQAPAPALALLSRTLSIPTDYAPLAGPDTVVLTCRAASADRRAALRDAGATVIDCGDDDVDMQSVLEVCAERGWVRALSEGGPTLLGSFIDDDVLDELCVTTSPNAVAGDAGRIAHHPAQAALHRMRPVTIITDDDGFVFIRWTRASPEEA; via the coding sequence ATGTTCGGTCTTCAGAAAGCGACCCAGGTCACATCGACGCAGGACGAGGCCACCACGCTGCGGTGGCTCGCCGAGCAGTATCCCTATCCCGATCGGCCCGCGTCTCCGCCGTGCCTGCCCCGCCCCTATCTCCGGGTCAACATGGTCAGTTCCATCGACGGCGCGGTCACCCACAACGGCCGCTCCGGTGACCTCGCCGGACCCGGCGACAAGGCGATCTTCCGGGTGCTGCGGGCGCTGGCCGACGTGATCATCGTCGGCGCCCGCACCGCCGTCGTCGAGGGCTACCGGCAGCCGTCGCCCGACGAGGTGTTCACGGCCGTGCGCGCCGAACGCGAGCAGGCCCCGGCACCCGCGCTCGCCCTGCTCTCACGCACCCTCTCCATCCCGACCGACTACGCGCCCCTGGCCGGGCCCGACACCGTGGTGTTGACCTGCCGTGCCGCGTCCGCGGACCGGCGCGCCGCACTCCGCGATGCCGGTGCCACCGTGATCGACTGCGGCGACGACGACGTCGACATGCAATCGGTCCTCGAGGTGTGCGCGGAGCGGGGTTGGGTGCGCGCGCTCAGCGAAGGCGGCCCGACACTGCTCGGATCGTTCATCGACGACGACGTCCTCGACGAACTCTGCGTCACCACGAGTCCCAATGCCGTGGCCGGCGACGCCGGACGCATCGCCCATCACCCCGCGCAGGCCGCCCTGCATCGGATGCGTCCGGTCACGATCATCACCGACGACGACGGTTTCGTGTTCATCCGCTGGACCCGCGCATCCCCCGAGGAGGCATGA
- the zapE gene encoding cell division protein ZapE gives MTARLCDRNPMVAPEALIDEMVPPSTFDTVSFDSYIPDPAEPSQAQAVSKARDFVARASKVRGGKRGLFSRKSTAQGVGLYLDGGFGVGKTHLLASIYHSMPEPKAFATFVEVTHVVGALGFVNAVERLSDHTVLCIDEFELDDPGDTMLVSRLLTELTAKGVSIAATSNTLPGQLGEGRFAAQDFLREIRKLSAVFETIRVDGPDYRHRDLPPAPEPRSDAELAEVADSTPDATLDDFDALCEHLSTLHPSKYKDLVAGISLVCIRGVHPAKDQSVALRLVVLADRLYDANIPVTVSGSKLDEIFTEEMLAGGYRKKYLRATSRLLALSRFAESAV, from the coding sequence ATGACGGCACGACTCTGTGATCGGAATCCGATGGTCGCCCCCGAGGCGCTCATCGACGAGATGGTGCCACCGTCGACCTTCGACACGGTCAGCTTCGACTCGTACATCCCGGATCCCGCCGAGCCCTCACAGGCACAGGCGGTGTCGAAGGCGCGGGATTTCGTCGCACGCGCAAGCAAGGTCCGGGGCGGCAAGCGTGGCCTCTTCTCGCGCAAATCGACCGCTCAGGGGGTCGGCCTCTACCTCGACGGCGGGTTCGGTGTCGGCAAGACCCACCTGCTGGCGTCGATCTACCACTCGATGCCGGAACCGAAGGCGTTCGCGACCTTCGTCGAGGTGACCCATGTGGTGGGTGCCCTCGGATTCGTCAACGCGGTCGAACGGCTCTCCGATCACACGGTGCTGTGCATCGACGAGTTCGAGCTCGACGACCCGGGCGACACGATGCTGGTGTCGCGACTGCTGACCGAGCTCACTGCGAAGGGGGTCTCGATCGCCGCGACCTCCAACACGCTCCCCGGTCAGCTCGGCGAGGGTCGATTCGCCGCGCAGGATTTCCTGCGGGAGATCCGCAAGCTGTCGGCGGTCTTCGAGACGATCCGGGTGGACGGCCCCGACTACCGGCACCGCGACCTCCCGCCCGCTCCGGAGCCCCGCAGTGACGCAGAGCTCGCAGAAGTGGCCGACTCGACACCGGACGCCACGCTCGACGATTTCGACGCGCTGTGTGAGCACCTGAGCACGTTGCACCCGTCGAAGTACAAGGATTTGGTCGCCGGTATCTCGCTGGTGTGCATCCGCGGTGTGCATCCGGCGAAGGACCAGTCGGTGGCGCTGCGTCTCGTCGTGCTGGCCGACCGCCTCTACGACGCCAACATCCCGGTGACCGTGTCGGGCAGCAAACTCGACGAGATCTTCACCGAGGAGATGCTCGCAGGCGGGTATCGCAAGAAGTATCTGCGCGCGACCTCCCGTCTGCTCGCGTTGTCGCGGTTCGCCGAATCCGCCGTGTGA
- a CDS encoding GNAT family N-acetyltransferase has product MPVAALIETVTDPAQASAVAEVAAATFPLACPPHSTSEDIAGFIRENLRPERFAAYIHSPDSDVLTARDGVGGPIVGYALIHHCAPAHPDVAAVVTARPVTEISKMYVAPDHHALGRDTPPSHELMRAALDLARERGSVLAWLGVNQENVRALRFYAKMGFTRAGVKTFDLNGSIEHDFIMAQPLN; this is encoded by the coding sequence GTGCCCGTCGCAGCATTGATCGAGACCGTCACCGATCCGGCCCAGGCGAGTGCCGTCGCCGAGGTGGCGGCAGCCACCTTCCCCCTGGCGTGTCCACCGCACTCGACGTCGGAGGACATCGCGGGGTTCATCCGGGAGAACCTGCGCCCCGAGCGGTTCGCCGCGTACATCCACAGTCCCGACAGCGATGTACTCACGGCGCGGGACGGCGTCGGTGGTCCGATCGTGGGCTACGCGTTGATCCACCACTGTGCCCCGGCCCACCCGGATGTGGCGGCGGTGGTCACCGCGCGGCCGGTCACCGAGATCTCCAAGATGTATGTCGCACCCGACCATCACGCGCTCGGGCGCGACACCCCGCCGTCGCACGAGTTGATGCGTGCCGCACTGGATCTGGCGAGGGAGCGAGGGAGCGTACTGGCGTGGCTGGGCGTCAACCAGGAAAACGTTCGCGCACTTCGCTTCTACGCGAAAATGGGATTCACCCGGGCAGGCGTGAAGACCTTCGACCTCAACGGGTCGATCGAGCACGACTTCATCATGGCGCAGCCGTTGAACTGA
- a CDS encoding DUF1622 domain-containing protein has translation MDFESVFTGVAVAFEVIGALAMIVGFVIAVVLGARSLLRDDGGRVAFGILRNTLGAAILLGLEVLVAADLIRTITSKPSIEDALILGLIVLIRTVLSMSIQIEIDGVVPWRRAILTSGGQLIGDAVARDAQAARRSGGLPPDAAPTTGE, from the coding sequence ATGGATTTCGAGTCCGTGTTCACCGGCGTCGCAGTGGCGTTCGAGGTGATCGGCGCGCTCGCGATGATCGTCGGATTCGTCATCGCGGTGGTGCTCGGCGCCCGATCGTTGCTCCGCGACGATGGTGGGCGGGTCGCGTTCGGCATCCTCCGGAACACCCTCGGCGCCGCGATCCTCCTCGGGCTCGAAGTCTTGGTGGCCGCCGACCTCATCCGCACCATCACATCCAAGCCGTCCATCGAGGACGCGTTGATCCTCGGCCTCATCGTGCTGATCCGGACGGTCCTGTCCATGTCGATCCAGATCGAGATCGACGGTGTGGTGCCCTGGCGGCGGGCAATACTCACCAGCGGTGGACAACTCATCGGCGACGCGGTGGCCCGGGACGCGCAGGCCGCACGACGCTCTGGTGGGCTTCCGCCGGATGCCGCCCCGACGACCGGCGAGTGA
- a CDS encoding carboxymuconolactone decarboxylase family protein: MPRLPEVHRADVTDEKILYFYDHLFGKDKDPAVDHGTIHATPGDWWTVFAQSPAVFGHAVRGFALYRNSTVDPLLRELGQGRAGYARGSQFVFSQHCKQMRSLGMPEDKIAAIPAWQVSDLFSPLERAVLAYTDALVLDGGRVPDGVFDVLAEQLPPDQILQLTYITAMYDMHATMSKALKLEFDDVPERITEVQVPEGVEVADLSADLAGE; encoded by the coding sequence ATGCCACGCCTGCCCGAGGTCCATCGCGCCGACGTCACCGACGAGAAGATCCTCTACTTCTACGATCACCTCTTCGGAAAGGACAAGGACCCGGCCGTCGACCACGGCACCATCCACGCGACCCCGGGCGACTGGTGGACCGTCTTCGCCCAGTCCCCCGCCGTGTTCGGTCACGCGGTGCGCGGATTCGCCCTGTACCGCAACTCGACCGTCGATCCGCTGCTGCGTGAACTCGGCCAGGGCCGGGCGGGGTATGCACGTGGCAGCCAGTTCGTCTTCTCGCAGCATTGCAAGCAGATGCGATCGCTCGGGATGCCCGAGGACAAGATCGCGGCCATCCCGGCGTGGCAGGTCAGCGACCTGTTCTCCCCGCTCGAGCGGGCGGTGCTCGCCTACACCGACGCCCTCGTGCTCGACGGCGGGCGGGTACCGGACGGTGTGTTCGACGTGCTCGCCGAACAGCTGCCGCCGGATCAGATCCTCCAGCTGACCTACATCACCGCGATGTACGACATGCACGCGACGATGAGCAAGGCACTCAAGCTCGAGTTCGACGATGTCCCGGAACGGATCACCGAGGTGCAGGTGCCCGAGGGCGTGGAGGTGGCGGACCTGTCCGCCGATCTCGCGGGCGAGTAG
- a CDS encoding VOC family protein has product MSTTNPKFELRGINHLALVCADMRRTIDFYSGVLGMPLVKTLDLPAGLGQHFFFDCGGGNTVAFFWLADSPEAAPGIAAPKGRPDEGELASAVGSMNHVAFAVPPEQFDEYRSRLEAEGVAVSPVLNHDDSPAGVSRHVHPGTFVRSFYFQDPDGVLLEFACWTREFTDADVSHEPKTAADRHVRASN; this is encoded by the coding sequence ATGTCGACCACGAACCCCAAGTTCGAACTCCGCGGCATCAATCACCTGGCATTGGTGTGTGCCGACATGCGCCGGACGATCGACTTCTACTCGGGCGTGCTCGGTATGCCCTTGGTCAAGACGCTCGACCTGCCGGCCGGACTCGGACAGCATTTCTTCTTCGATTGCGGCGGCGGAAACACGGTGGCGTTCTTCTGGCTGGCGGACTCCCCTGAGGCCGCACCCGGAATCGCCGCGCCCAAGGGGCGGCCCGACGAAGGCGAACTCGCCAGCGCAGTCGGGTCGATGAACCATGTGGCGTTCGCCGTGCCGCCGGAACAGTTCGACGAGTACCGATCCCGACTGGAGGCCGAGGGGGTCGCGGTCAGCCCGGTGCTCAACCACGACGACAGCCCGGCTGGCGTCTCGCGCCATGTTCACCCGGGCACCTTCGTGCGGTCGTTCTACTTCCAGGACCCCGACGGTGTTCTCTTGGAGTTCGCCTGCTGGACAAGAGAGTTCACCGACGCGGATGTGTCTCACGAACCGAAGACCGCGGCCGACCGTCACGTTCGCGCATCCAACTGA
- a CDS encoding TetR/AcrR family transcriptional regulator yields MAKSSVNTPTAPVDSLSPRGRATRDSLLDAATRVFERVGFLDARVELIAQEAEVSYGTFYRYFESKEEIFRELSTRLFVDVHLREPSAPGETPAERLIASNRAYYQAYRRNARMMAIVEQVATFNSEFRELRHQHRAQWIDRTAAAIRRWQDEGRARAALDPTMAARAMAAMVDHSLYLWLVQGEDADETKLLDTLDQMCLGALGLDDRG; encoded by the coding sequence GTGGCGAAGTCGTCTGTCAACACCCCGACAGCACCGGTTGATTCGCTGTCGCCGCGGGGGAGGGCGACCCGTGACTCGCTCCTTGACGCCGCCACTCGGGTCTTCGAACGCGTCGGCTTCCTCGACGCCCGGGTCGAGTTGATCGCGCAGGAGGCCGAGGTCTCCTACGGCACCTTCTACCGGTACTTCGAATCGAAAGAAGAGATCTTCCGAGAACTGAGTACGCGGCTGTTCGTCGATGTCCATCTCCGCGAACCGTCGGCACCGGGCGAGACGCCTGCTGAGCGGTTGATCGCCTCCAATCGCGCCTATTACCAGGCGTATCGCCGCAACGCTCGCATGATGGCCATCGTCGAACAGGTCGCGACCTTCAACTCCGAGTTCCGGGAGTTGCGGCACCAGCATCGGGCCCAGTGGATCGACCGGACGGCCGCAGCCATCAGACGATGGCAGGACGAGGGCCGTGCGCGGGCCGCGCTCGACCCCACCATGGCTGCGCGGGCGATGGCGGCGATGGTCGATCACAGCCTGTATCTGTGGCTGGTCCAGGGCGAGGACGCCGACGAGACGAAGTTGCTCGACACCCTCGACCAGATGTGTTTGGGCGCATTGGGTCTCGACGACCGAGGATAG
- a CDS encoding nuclear transport factor 2 family protein: protein MTIDELADRFFTAIESGDGDTVRAMYADDAVIWHNEDRTVQTVDENLRVLRWLSRTVAALRYRDVHRIVHDGGFVQQHVLTGVLTDGTELSIPAALFVTVTDGMICRIDEYADSAHLGPLHAIAARRRAARMQSDSHQKEHT from the coding sequence ATGACGATCGACGAGCTCGCGGATCGCTTCTTCACGGCGATCGAGTCCGGTGACGGCGATACGGTGCGCGCGATGTACGCCGACGACGCGGTGATCTGGCACAACGAGGATCGGACCGTGCAGACCGTCGACGAGAATCTCCGAGTGCTCCGATGGCTCTCCCGGACGGTCGCCGCGCTGCGATACCGCGACGTCCACCGGATCGTCCACGACGGCGGATTCGTCCAGCAGCACGTGCTGACCGGCGTCCTCACCGACGGGACCGAGCTGTCGATTCCGGCGGCCCTGTTCGTCACCGTCACCGACGGCATGATCTGCCGCATCGACGAATACGCCGATTCGGCACACCTCGGCCCTCTGCATGCCATCGCGGCCCGACGCCGCGCGGCCAGGATGCAATCCGACTCCCATCAGAAAGAGCACACATGA
- a CDS encoding acyl-CoA dehydrogenase family protein has protein sequence MTDLATSVPGDDLTRLCARMRAFIDDEVIPRERELTGEDDASAKVLDELRSRAKELGLWALGHPSEVGGGGVPFIDFVYLNEIIGRSEFGQLAVGSVTMQDTIMLHKHGTEEQQRRWIPGMVAGDLLPSVGLTEPEVAGSDPTLIATRAELDGDTWVINGHKWFTTGVNRAAYCSVFARTEDESAPRHARISSIIVPTDTPGFEIVRAIPTMGHDPSDHFEVRLTDVRVPRENLLGERGKGFVIAQDRLGPGRIFHCMRWLGQAQRAYELMCERANSRFVHGSLLAEKGEIHRYISESAAEIQAARLMTLDAARVMDTGDDARVQIGLIKFWGARMLHNVIDRSIQVHGALGLTADTPLERMYRQARYARVYDGPDEVHRMSTARRLLRDPNAAPWR, from the coding sequence ATGACCGATCTGGCGACTTCCGTACCCGGCGACGACCTGACCCGACTCTGCGCCCGCATGCGCGCATTCATTGACGACGAGGTGATCCCCCGCGAGCGCGAACTGACCGGCGAAGACGACGCGTCGGCCAAGGTTCTCGACGAATTGCGCTCGCGCGCCAAGGAACTCGGCCTGTGGGCACTCGGCCACCCGTCGGAGGTCGGCGGCGGGGGTGTGCCGTTCATCGACTTCGTCTATCTGAACGAGATCATCGGACGATCGGAGTTCGGTCAGCTCGCGGTCGGTTCGGTGACCATGCAGGACACCATCATGCTGCACAAGCATGGCACCGAGGAACAGCAGCGCAGGTGGATCCCCGGCATGGTCGCCGGGGACCTGCTCCCGTCGGTGGGACTGACCGAGCCCGAGGTCGCCGGATCCGATCCGACACTGATCGCGACCCGCGCGGAACTCGACGGCGACACCTGGGTGATCAATGGCCACAAGTGGTTCACCACCGGCGTCAACCGCGCGGCGTATTGCTCCGTGTTCGCGCGGACCGAGGACGAGTCGGCGCCCCGACATGCGCGGATCAGCTCGATCATCGTGCCGACCGACACTCCGGGATTCGAGATCGTCCGGGCGATACCGACGATGGGCCATGACCCGAGTGACCACTTCGAAGTCCGTCTGACCGATGTCCGGGTTCCCCGGGAGAATCTCCTCGGCGAACGGGGTAAGGGCTTCGTGATCGCGCAGGACCGGCTCGGCCCGGGCCGGATCTTCCACTGCATGCGGTGGCTCGGCCAGGCCCAGCGTGCATACGAATTGATGTGTGAGCGAGCCAATTCCCGCTTCGTCCACGGCTCGTTGCTGGCCGAGAAGGGCGAGATCCACCGATACATCTCGGAGTCGGCGGCGGAGATCCAGGCGGCCCGCCTGATGACCCTCGATGCCGCCCGGGTGATGGACACCGGCGACGATGCGCGCGTTCAGATCGGCCTGATCAAGTTCTGGGGTGCACGGATGCTCCACAACGTGATCGACCGCTCCATCCAGGTGCACGGTGCTCTCGGGCTGACCGCCGACACCCCACTGGAGCGGATGTACCGACAGGCCCGCTACGCGCGCGTCTACGACGGTCCGGATGAGGTGCATCGGATGTCGACCGCGCGCCGGTTGCTCCGCGATCCCAACGCCGCGCCGTGGCGGTGA
- a CDS encoding phosphotransferase family protein, which produces MSDSIEALAAGIGAVLAEATGAEFVVDDVRRLTGGASRETWAARTHSGGGERTVVLRRDPPGHGEPARMRAEAACLRAAADAGVPVPRLIAAGDDAPGIDAPYLVTDMVDGEAIARKIQRDEDFATVRGHLARDMGRVLGLIHRTPTGTLDMLDDRDPVDLIETIYHDVDDPRPAVETGLRWLRDHRPDRRPNTLVHGDFRMGNLLIDGAGIRGVLDWELAHLGDPIEDLGWLCVRAWRFGQSAPVAGIGSREDLLDGYRDVTGDRPDPDELHWWEVFGTLRWLVLSRFQAYRHLGGAEHSLELAAVGRRVCESEYDLLLALDLLDDTAHDAEVTAENSGVHDRPALTEILDLVSETLRADVLAALPAESGREKYLLKICLNLLGTVDREIGSSAYQVAVTDGLAALGFADEVALAQAIRAGDVDPTAADVRHAMSAAVSARLRVANPRHFVR; this is translated from the coding sequence ATGAGCGACAGCATTGAGGCGCTCGCGGCCGGGATCGGGGCCGTGCTGGCGGAGGCCACCGGTGCGGAGTTCGTCGTCGACGACGTTCGCCGGCTCACCGGTGGCGCCAGTCGGGAGACCTGGGCGGCCCGCACACACTCCGGTGGAGGCGAACGCACGGTGGTGCTGCGGCGTGACCCACCCGGTCATGGCGAACCGGCCAGGATGCGAGCCGAGGCAGCCTGTCTGAGGGCCGCGGCCGACGCAGGCGTCCCGGTGCCGAGATTGATCGCCGCGGGCGACGACGCGCCGGGGATCGACGCCCCCTATCTCGTGACCGACATGGTCGACGGTGAGGCGATCGCCCGCAAGATCCAGCGGGACGAGGATTTCGCCACCGTTCGTGGTCACCTCGCCCGGGACATGGGTCGGGTGCTGGGGTTGATCCATCGCACTCCGACCGGAACGCTCGACATGCTCGACGATCGCGATCCGGTCGATCTCATCGAGACGATCTACCACGACGTCGACGATCCGCGGCCCGCCGTCGAGACCGGTCTGCGATGGCTTCGCGACCATCGGCCCGACCGTCGGCCGAACACCTTGGTGCACGGCGATTTCCGCATGGGAAACCTCCTGATCGACGGCGCGGGTATCCGTGGTGTCCTGGATTGGGAGCTGGCGCATCTCGGGGACCCGATCGAGGATCTGGGGTGGCTGTGCGTGCGCGCCTGGCGCTTCGGCCAATCGGCGCCGGTGGCCGGGATCGGCTCACGCGAGGACCTGCTGGACGGTTATCGTGACGTCACCGGGGATCGCCCCGACCCCGACGAGCTGCACTGGTGGGAGGTCTTCGGAACACTTCGGTGGTTGGTGCTCAGTCGATTTCAGGCCTACCGGCACCTCGGCGGCGCCGAACACTCGCTGGAACTGGCGGCCGTCGGTCGCCGGGTCTGCGAATCGGAGTACGACCTGTTGCTCGCGTTGGATCTACTCGACGACACTGCTCACGACGCGGAGGTGACGGCCGAGAACAGCGGGGTGCATGATCGGCCCGCGCTGACCGAGATTCTCGACTTGGTGTCCGAGACGCTCCGAGCTGACGTCCTGGCTGCGCTGCCGGCCGAGAGTGGACGTGAGAAGTATCTGCTCAAGATCTGCCTCAATCTGCTCGGCACGGTTGATCGCGAGATCGGCAGCAGCGCATACCAAGTCGCCGTCACGGATGGTCTGGCGGCACTGGGTTTCGCCGACGAGGTGGCGCTCGCGCAGGCGATCCGCGCCGGAGACGTCGACCCGACGGCGGCCGATGTCCGGCACGCGATGTCGGCGGCGGTGTCCGCTCGCCTTCGGGTCGCGAATCCCCGTCATTTCGTCCGTTGA